The following coding sequences are from one Panicum hallii strain FIL2 chromosome 5, PHallii_v3.1, whole genome shotgun sequence window:
- the LOC112891853 gene encoding DNA damage-binding protein 2 isoform X2 yields the protein MQGVQKDRARGRVQGGRVHRLPHEALLPMQDASFLQCGWGCQGLLFMSHTTLTCPHRVAMEHGVIPAPRRNINTSLDYVFQSQVKGKISMVKPKFLIPNQLECGNIKFHQRRVTCLEFHPTRNNVLLSGDKKGLLGIWDYVKLHEKITYDSVHSCILNSMKIDNANDGILYTASSDGTISCTDLDTGIGSPLLNLNPNGWNGPSSWRMIYGMDLNTDKGLILVADNFGFLYFLDRRSKTRIGHPILIHKKGSKVTTLHCSPAHPEVLLSSGNDHYARIWDTRKLEANSPLASLAHGRVVNSGYFSPQSGNKILTTCQDNRIRVWDYIFGDLQSPSREIVHSHDFNRHLTPFKAEWDPKDYTETVAVVGRYISENYNGVALHPIDFIDTSSGKLLAEVMDPDITTISPVNKLHPQDDILATGSSRSIFIWKPKTEDELTEERTKQKAKEYVYGSGSRKKTNGKHDNSSDDDSDGDSGRKNKKTKKTRFTCITKGKGKSKV from the exons TTTTTTGCAGTGCGGATGGGGCTGTCAAGGATTATTGTTTATGA GTCATACAACCTTGACTTGCCCACATAGAGTAGCAATGGAGCATGGTGTTATCCCAGCCCCTAGAAGGAATATAAACACTTCATTAGATTATGTCTTTCAGAGCCAAGTCAAGGGCAAGATTTCCATG GTTAAGCCCAAATTTCTGATACCCAACCAACTAGAGTGTGGAAACATAAAATTTCATCAGAGGCGTGTGACTTGCTTGGAATTTCATCCAACTAGGAACAATGTTCTTTTATCAGGAGACAAG AAAGGTCTTCTGGGTATTTGGGATTATGTTAAGTTGCATGAGAAGATTACATACGATTCTGTGCACTCCTGCATTCTGAACAGTATGAA GATTGATAACGCCAATGATGGGATACTATATACAGCTTCCTCTGATGGTACTATCAGTTGCACAGACTTGGATACTGGCATTGGCTCCCCCTTGTTAAATCTCAACCCGAATGGTTGGAAT GGTCCGAGCTCTTGGCGCATGATATATGGGATGGACTTAAACACTGACAAAGGTCTTATTTTGGTGGCAGATAACTTCGGTTTTCTTTACTT CCTGGATAGACGATCAAAGACAAGAATTGGACATCCTATTCTCATACATAAAAAGGGTAGCAAGGTAACCACCCTTCATTGCAGCCCTGCACATCCTGAAGTTCTTCTGAGCAGTGGAAATGATCACTAT GCCCGTATTTGGGATACAAGAAAGCTTGAAGCCAACTCACCCCTTGCCAGCCTTGCTCATGGACGGGTTGTTAATTCAGGATATTTTTCTCCACAAAGTGGGAATAAGATCTTGACAACATGTCAGGACAACCGGATTCGTGTATGGGACTATATTTTCGGTGATCTGCAATCCCCAAGTAGAGAAATTGTACACAGTCATGATTTCAACCGTCACCTGACTCCCTTCAAAGCTGAATGGGACCCAAAG GATTACACAGAAACTGTTGCGGTCGTTGGTCGTTACATAAGTGAGAACTACAACGGTGTTGCTTTGCATCCAATTGATTTCATAGATACCAGTTCTGGGAAGCTTCTAGCTGAGGTGATGGACCCTGACATAACAACAATCAGCCCAGTAAATAAGCTACATCCGCAAGATGATATCCTGGCGACAGGAAGCTCAAG GTCCATTTTCATTTGGAAACCAAAGACTGAAGATGAACTTACAGAAGAAAGGACCAAGCAGAAGGCCAAGGAATACGTATATGGATCAGGTTCCCGGAAGAAAACAAATGGTAAGCATGACAATAGTAGTGATGACGATTCAGATGGGGATTCTGGCAGAAAGAACAAAAAAACAAAGAAGACTCGTTTCACTTGTATCACAAAGGGAAAAGGCAAATCCAAAGTCTGA
- the LOC112891854 gene encoding protein root UVB sensitive 5 isoform X2, producing the protein MLSPPAAGGRFRVGGAIPWRLRPRSCLASPPASSGGGGGEPEKARPLLVERYRDGVTKRYMSDGNSKLQIRLEKHESSVNAVENEHADSLIPQAVRDFVLPAGFPESVTVDYLEYMLLQFPTNVTGWICHVLVTSSLLKAVGVGSFTGTSAAASAAAIRWVSKDGIGAFGRLLIGGRFGTLFDDDPKKWRMYADFIGSAGSIFELITPLYPGYFLPLASLGNLAKAVARGFKDPSFRVIQNHFAESGNLGEVAAKEEVWEVGAQLIGLSIGVLIMDTSGVKSSYLTLTLTWLSIRLLHLWLRYQSLSVLKFRTINLKRGRILVRSHVAQHTVPGYVVCNEEENILTWERFLHPQISFGVPMERMLGGEESSDMVDRLLKLYKNEKYVLFVEQFGSREPKFLVAFKESATSISVLRSLWQAHWLQKNLQNQDDVFSWLEDSILALEHGFTDFLEQMERAGWDQNQIILKVPKEPVLVSEYLNQDV; encoded by the exons ATGCTCTCCCCACCCGCCGCCGGCGGGCGCTTCCGCGTGGGGGGAGCTATCCCCTGGAGGCTCCGTCCGCGCTCCTGCCTGgcgtcgccgccggcctccagcggcggcggcggcggcgagcctgA AAAGGCGAGGCCTTTGCTCGTGGAGCGGTACCGGGACGGCGTCACCAAGAG ATATATGTCGGATGGCAATTCTAAGCTGCAAATTCGTTTGGAGAAGCATGAATCTTCGGTGAACGCAGTGGAAAATGAGCATGCGGATTCTTTGATCCCCCAGGCTGTTAGGGACTTTGTACTTCCAGCGGGGTTTCCAG AATCTGTTACGGTTGACTACCTGGAGTATATGCTATTGCAGTTCCCAACAAATGTGACAGGATGGATCTGTCATGTACTAGTTACATCAAGTCTGCTGAAG GCTGTAGGTGTGGGGTCCTTTACAGGAACTTCGGCAGCTGCATCTGCTGCTGCTATCAG ATGGGTATCGAAGGATGGCATAGGAGCCTTTGGGCGTCTTCTCATTG GTGGACGCTTTGGAACACTTTTTGATGATGACCCAAAGAAGTGGCGGATGTATGCCGATTTCATTGGAAGTGCTGGAAG CATCTTTGAGCTCATCACTCCGCTGTATCCAGGTTACTTCCTCCCACTTGCATCATTGGGGAATCTTGCAAAG GCTGTAGCAAGAGGATTTAAAGACCCTTCCTTTCGTGTGATCCAAAATCACTTTGCAGAATCTGGAAATCTAGGGGAGGTTGCTGCAAAG GAGGAAGTATGGGAAGTAGGAGCCCAGCTGATAGGCCTTTCGATCGGAGTACTTATAATG GATACATCAGGTGTAAAGTCATCATACTTAACTCTTACTCTAACATGGCTGAGTATTCGTCTTCTACATCTCTGGCTGCGCTATCAGTCCCTATCAGTTCTCAAGTTCCGCACA ATAAATCTAAAACGTGGTCGGATACTTGTGAGATCACATGTCGCACAACATACAGTTCCTG GTTATGTTGTTTGCAATGAGGAAGAAAACATTTTAACATGGGAGAGATTCTTGCATCCGCAAATTTCTTTTGGCGTGCCCATGGAAAGAATGCTTGGCGGTGAGGAATCCAGTGACATG GTGGATAGATTATTGAAGTTGTACAAGAATGAGAAGTATGTCCTCTTTGTTGAGCAGTTTGGATCAAGGGAACCAAAATTTCTTGTTGCGTTCAAG GAATCGGCTACCAGCATTTCAGTCCTAAGAAGCCTCTGGCAGGCACATTGGCTTCAAAAAAATCTGCAAAACCAGGATGATGTTTTCTCGTGGTTAGAGGATAGCATTCTTGCATTAGAGCATGGATTTACGGACTTCCTTGAGCAAATGGAAAGAGCTGGCTGGGATCAGAACCAAATCATTTTGAAAGTGCCAAAAGAACCAGTTTTGGTGTCAGAATACCTGAACCAAGATGTTTAA
- the LOC112891854 gene encoding protein root UVB sensitive 5 isoform X1 → MLSPPAAGGRFRVGGAIPWRLRPRSCLASPPASSGGGGGEPEKARPLLVERYRDGVTKRYMSDGNSKLQIRLEKHESSVNAVENEHADSLIPQAVRDFVLPAGFPESVTVDYLEYMLLQFPTNVTGWICHVLVTSSLLKAVGVGSFTGTSAAASAAAIRWVSKDGIGAFGRLLIGGRFGTLFDDDPKKWRMYADFIGSAGSIFELITPLYPGYFLPLASLGNLAKIFKQAVARGFKDPSFRVIQNHFAESGNLGEVAAKEEVWEVGAQLIGLSIGVLIMDTSGVKSSYLTLTLTWLSIRLLHLWLRYQSLSVLKFRTINLKRGRILVRSHVAQHTVPGYVVCNEEENILTWERFLHPQISFGVPMERMLGGEESSDMVDRLLKLYKNEKYVLFVEQFGSREPKFLVAFKESATSISVLRSLWQAHWLQKNLQNQDDVFSWLEDSILALEHGFTDFLEQMERAGWDQNQIILKVPKEPVLVSEYLNQDV, encoded by the exons ATGCTCTCCCCACCCGCCGCCGGCGGGCGCTTCCGCGTGGGGGGAGCTATCCCCTGGAGGCTCCGTCCGCGCTCCTGCCTGgcgtcgccgccggcctccagcggcggcggcggcggcgagcctgA AAAGGCGAGGCCTTTGCTCGTGGAGCGGTACCGGGACGGCGTCACCAAGAG ATATATGTCGGATGGCAATTCTAAGCTGCAAATTCGTTTGGAGAAGCATGAATCTTCGGTGAACGCAGTGGAAAATGAGCATGCGGATTCTTTGATCCCCCAGGCTGTTAGGGACTTTGTACTTCCAGCGGGGTTTCCAG AATCTGTTACGGTTGACTACCTGGAGTATATGCTATTGCAGTTCCCAACAAATGTGACAGGATGGATCTGTCATGTACTAGTTACATCAAGTCTGCTGAAG GCTGTAGGTGTGGGGTCCTTTACAGGAACTTCGGCAGCTGCATCTGCTGCTGCTATCAG ATGGGTATCGAAGGATGGCATAGGAGCCTTTGGGCGTCTTCTCATTG GTGGACGCTTTGGAACACTTTTTGATGATGACCCAAAGAAGTGGCGGATGTATGCCGATTTCATTGGAAGTGCTGGAAG CATCTTTGAGCTCATCACTCCGCTGTATCCAGGTTACTTCCTCCCACTTGCATCATTGGGGAATCTTGCAAAG ATTTTTAAGCAGGCTGTAGCAAGAGGATTTAAAGACCCTTCCTTTCGTGTGATCCAAAATCACTTTGCAGAATCTGGAAATCTAGGGGAGGTTGCTGCAAAG GAGGAAGTATGGGAAGTAGGAGCCCAGCTGATAGGCCTTTCGATCGGAGTACTTATAATG GATACATCAGGTGTAAAGTCATCATACTTAACTCTTACTCTAACATGGCTGAGTATTCGTCTTCTACATCTCTGGCTGCGCTATCAGTCCCTATCAGTTCTCAAGTTCCGCACA ATAAATCTAAAACGTGGTCGGATACTTGTGAGATCACATGTCGCACAACATACAGTTCCTG GTTATGTTGTTTGCAATGAGGAAGAAAACATTTTAACATGGGAGAGATTCTTGCATCCGCAAATTTCTTTTGGCGTGCCCATGGAAAGAATGCTTGGCGGTGAGGAATCCAGTGACATG GTGGATAGATTATTGAAGTTGTACAAGAATGAGAAGTATGTCCTCTTTGTTGAGCAGTTTGGATCAAGGGAACCAAAATTTCTTGTTGCGTTCAAG GAATCGGCTACCAGCATTTCAGTCCTAAGAAGCCTCTGGCAGGCACATTGGCTTCAAAAAAATCTGCAAAACCAGGATGATGTTTTCTCGTGGTTAGAGGATAGCATTCTTGCATTAGAGCATGGATTTACGGACTTCCTTGAGCAAATGGAAAGAGCTGGCTGGGATCAGAACCAAATCATTTTGAAAGTGCCAAAAGAACCAGTTTTGGTGTCAGAATACCTGAACCAAGATGTTTAA